In the Juglans microcarpa x Juglans regia isolate MS1-56 chromosome 6D, Jm3101_v1.0, whole genome shotgun sequence genome, one interval contains:
- the LOC121235447 gene encoding flavonoid 3',5'-hydroxylase-like, producing MTMSKWVMARLMKYLEIMRKVIEELSEIVGLDNLVEESHLPELHYLDVVIKETFRLHPLGPFIVPRSPSESSIIGGYHVPKGSRIFLHVWAIQRDPKYWDNPLEFKPERFLNNAYGRFDYSGNNFKYFPFGSGRRICARLTLGERTLKYIMASFLHSYEWKLPQGLEMEFSDTFGAITEKKNPTIAIQTPRLSKPELYT from the coding sequence ATGACCATGTCGAAATGGGTGATGGCAAGGCTGATGAAGTATTTAGAGATAATGAGAAAGGTCATTGAAGAATTAAGTGAAATCGTGGGGTTGGACAACTTAGTTGAAGAGTCCCATTtgcctgagttgcattatttaGATGTTGTCATTAAAGAGACATTCCGTTTGCACCCACTTGGTCCATTCATAGTACCTCGTAGTCCAAGTGAATCTAGCATCATTGGAGGGTACCATGTACCCAAAGGTTCTAGGATTTTCCTCCATGTTTGGGCTATACAAAGGGACCCAAAGTATTGGGACAATCCATTGGAATTTAAACCTGAAAGGTTTCTAAATAATGCTTATGGTAGATTTGATTATTCGGGTAacaattttaagtattttccaTTTGGGTCAGGAAGAAGAATATGTGCAAGGCTTACGCTAGGGGAGAGAACACTCAAATATATCATGGCTTCATTTTTGCATTCCTACGAGTGGAAATTGCCTCAAGGTTTAGAGATGGAATTTTCTGACACTTTCGGTGCTATTACCGAGAAGAAGAACCCAACCATTGCAATTCAAACTCCAAGGTTATCCAAGCCTGAGCTCTACACATAA